gttgcacagggcggggtcgagacccagggtctcgagcttaatgacgagtttggagggtactatggtgttcaattctgagctgtagtcgatgaacagcattctcacataggtattcctcttgtccagacgggttagggcagtgtgcagtgtggtttcatcgtctgtggacctattttggcggtaagcaaattggagtgggtctagggtgtcaggtagggtggaggtgatatggtccttgactagtctctcaaagcacttcatgatgacggaagtgagtgctacagggcggtagtcatttagctcagttaccttagctttcttgggaacaggaacaatggtggccctcttgaagcatgtgggaacagcagactggtatagggattggttgaatgttttccgtaaacacaccagccagctggtctgcgcatgctctgagggcgcggctggggatgccgtctgggcctgcagccttgcgagggttaacacgtttaaatgtcttactcacctcggctgcagtgaaggaaagtccgcatgttttcgttgcaggccgtgtcagtggcactgtattgtcctcaaagcgggcaaaaaagttgtttagtctgcctgggagcaagacatcctggtccgtgactgggctggatttcttcttgtagtccatgattgactgtagaccctgccacatgcctcttgtgtctgagccgttgaattgagattctactttgtctctgtactgacgcttagcttgtttgatagccttgcggaggcaatagctgcactgtttgtattcggtcatgttaccagtcaccttgccctgattaaaagcagtagttcgcgctttcagtttcacgcgaatgctgccatcaatccacggtttctggttggggaatgttttaatcgttgctttgggaacgacatcttcaacgcacgttctaatgaactcacacaccgaatcagcgtattcgtcaatattgttatctgacgcaatacgaaacatatcccagtccacgtgatggaagcagtcttggagtgtggagtcagcttggtcggaccagcgttggacagacctcagcgtgggagcctcttgttttagtttctgtctgtaggcagggatcaacaacaaaatggagtcgtggtcagcttttccgaaaggggggcggggcagggccttatatgcttcgcggaagttagaataacaatcaTCCAGGGTTTTTCCcaccctggttgcacaatcgatatgctgatcgaatttggggagccttgttttcagattagccttgttaaaatccccggctacaataaatacagcctcaggatatataggtttccagtttacatagagtccaatgaagttatttcagggccgtcgatgtgtctgcttggggggggaatatacatgactgtgattatgatcgaagagaattctcttggtagataatgcggtcggcatttgattgtgaggaattctaggtaagatgaacaaaaggacttgagttcctgtatgttgttatgatcacaccacgtctcgttaatcataaggcatacacccccacccttcttcttaccagagagatgcttgtttctgtcagcgcgatgtgtgaagaaaccaggtggctgtaacGACTCAGATAgcatgtctcgagtgagccatgtttctgtgaaacaaagaacgttacagtccctgatgtctctctggactgctacccttgctcggatttcatcaaccttgttgtcaagagactggacattggcgagtagtagtggtgcgcgatgtgaccgtctacggagcctgaccagaagacctctctgtctgcctcttctACAGCatcgttgttttggttcgccggctgggatccgatccattgtcctcggtggtaggccaaacagaggatccacttcgggaaaatcatattcctggtcgtaatgttggtgagttgctcttatatccaatagttcctcccaacTGTAATACTGCATAGTATTTagtgctgctctaccttcttaacaacattatcaacaaggcaggtcctacaggccctagtttctaccttcttaacaacactatcaacaaggcaggtcctacaggccctagtttctaccttcttaacaacactatcaacaaggcaggtcctacaggccctagtttctaccttcttaacaacactatcaacaaggcaggtcctacaggccctagtttctaccttcttaacaacactatcaacaaggcaggtcctacaggccctagtttctaccttcttaacaacactatcaacaaggcaggtcctacaggccctagtttctaccttcttaacaacactatcaacaaggcaggtcctacaggccctagtttctatcttcttaacaacactatcaacaaggcaggtcctacaggccctagtttctaccttcttaacaacactatcaacaaggcaggccctagAGAGAGGtttgttctatacagggctggttctatacagggttTGTTCTATACAGggttggttctatacagggctggttctatacagggctcacagacacagtgctggtcggctagtctacatgatgagattaagGTTAAGAGAGAggtttgtatttgtcaaacggcagtcgaGCATCGATcctcatgtcaccagaataagactcattatttattggaaaggagcatcaagctcatcaccgtttcaccaccctgttcaccacaaCACATTTCATCTGTAGCCTGATAAActgtttcctgagtcgtagtgggaggaccacacagcaTGTAATCACATGACTCCAAGTTGACttattattatatcaatattggCTCAGAAAGGCATTTTCACATAACTCATTTTACGGCACTGAAAGAccccaccatgtcgaacgaacaaattATACGTCTGCATATAGCATTGTACAGAAACTTCTTGTTTCCCTCACAGCTGTCAGGATTTAATTTATTTAGATGATATGCTTGCTACTGTGGATAGAAACGTGGAAACACAGACAGGAAAAAAGATATCCAGGTGGACACctgactggggaagtagataaagggcctcattgacaAAAtctcaaagtatccctttaagaaaaGGAAAACAATAACAGGAAAACAGAAGAATTTCAGCTTTATTTTTCTTCACACAAAAACTAAAAGGTGTCATTTCTGATTTGAACCATAAGGACATGTCCACAACACAGAACCCTGTTTTTTAAAAGACATGCTTCACTGAGGAAATTCAACAGAAGTCAAACATTATTCTTTTTTGTTCCATTTGGGTTTGAATTTAACAACTTCTACTCCAACTGACATCGAGTtacaaaatcttttttttttaaaggtcaaAATTTAAGGGAACAGGGCTGCTCCTGCCTCCTGGACTCCTCTCCTGCCTCATATCCCCAAAGTCGGGTCAGTGGCATTTCTCTTTGAGGAGCAGATTCACCCGAACCTCTCATCTGATGACCTTttgcatgtctctgtgtgtttgttatattgagatagaagagagccgtgtCTGCAGACAGCCAATTAGGGTAAACCTTTTGCACTTTCAAGAGTAGTGCACATTTTCTCCAGACAAACACTGTCAAAGACTGACAGGGAAACATCAGGTgaacaaacagaaataccttttatAATAAACAAGAGCTGTTCATACATTGGCCATACTGATTCAACTCAAACTATGAACAACACTGTCGATCGTGACTGCATTAAACAGCAGGACATTTATTGTCTGTTGCCAAATGCTCAGAGGGATTACAGTCATATCGTTCCCCAGTTTCTCCCGATTTGACCTTCAAACAGGCAGCATTGGAGACAATTGATTCATTTAGACATGAGTCACACAAAACACACCACTAGAACTGATTGGATTATCTTTAAACCAATCACTGCACATCTCACACCACTACATCTGATTAGCTTTAAACCAATCACTGCACATCTCACACCACTACATCTGATTAGCTTTAAACCAATCACTGCACATCTCACACCACTACATCTGATTAGCTTTAAACCAATCACTGCACATCTCACACCACTACATCTGATTATCTTTAAACCAATCACTGCACATCTCACACCACTACATCTGATTATCTTTAAACCAATCACTGCACATCTCACACCACTACATCTGATTAGCTTTAAACCAATCACTGCACATCTCACACCACTAGATATGATTAGATTATCTTTAAACCAATCACTGCACATCTCACACTCTGTCTACGTCCTAAATAGCTCCCCATCCTCTTTGAAGTGCACTGGGGCCCTGGTCTAGAGTAGTTGACCATAAGGGAATGGGGCCCCACTTACAGTTTGTATGGAAATACCTCCTGACACACCAGGAGTTCAGCTCCAGTGAAATACCTCCTGACACACCAGGAGTTCAGCTCCAGTGAAATACCTCCTGACACACCAGGAGTTCAGCTCCAGTGAAATACCTCCTGACACACCAGGAGTTCAGCTCCAGTGAAATACCTCCTGACACACCAGGAGTTCAGCTCCAGTGAAATACCTCCTGACACACCAGGAGTTCAGCTCCAGTGAAATACCTCCTGACACACCAGGAGTTCAGCTCCAGTGAAATATGGTTACCATGATCATCATGTGTGTAAGGTGTCAGTTTAATATCAGTTACCATGATCATCATGTGTGTAAGGTGTCAGTTTAATATCAGTTACCATGATCATCATGTGTGTAAGGTGTCAGTTTAATATCAGTTACCATGATCATCATGTGTGTAAGGTGTCAGTTTAATATCAGTTACCATGATCATCATGTGTGTAAGGTGTCAGTTTAATATCAGTTACCATGATCATCATGTGTGTAAGGTGTCAGTTTAATATCAGTTACCATGATCATCATGTGATCatcacccctacacacacacacacacacacccctacacacccccccccctacacacacaccccctacacacacaaccctacacacccccccctacacacacccccctacacacacacccacaaccctacacacacccccctacacacacccccctacacacacacccacccccctacacacacacccacccccctacacacacccacccccctacacacacacacacacacacacccacccccctacacacacacacccacccccctacacacacacccacccccctacacacacccacccccctacacacacacacccacccccctacacacacacacacccacccccccTACACACccaccccccctacacacacaccccccctacacacacacccacccccctacacacacacacacacccccctacacacacacacacacacccctacacacacacacacacacccccctacacacacacacacccccctacacacacacacacccccctacacacacacacacacccctacctacacacacacccctacctacccacacacccctacctacccacacacccctacctacccacacacacacacacacacaccaggggaaACAGAGAGTTTAAAATCATCTTCAGACTCTGTACAGTTTAACCATCAATATCCTCCTCTAAGCATTAACATTTTAAAGCTCCGAAgtgaagtccccccccccccccccctcctacgtACAGATCAAGGATCAGCTTACTCCGCCCCAATCCTAACTATTAGCGTCTAGGGGCAACTCCACCCTACACCCATTGTATTTCATAGGAACAGAGTTTGGGCTGAGCAGAGCAGGGCCACAGAGACGCTGATGCTTAGACACGAGGTGAAGCTGTTTCCGTTGCTGTCAGAGGTGAGCCGGTCGCCGTACTGAGACAGGAGCTGGAGAGCCACACCATTGGTCCAACCAAATCCCAACtacaacacagacacaaagagacagacacacacagaatcaactcaaaaagtttgaaataagTCAAATACAAAAGACTAGAGATGAACATTTCCATTTtgtatttgagtcatttagcagacgctcttatccagagcaacttttAAGATGAGATATCCTAGTGTACCTGAACTTCATATTCTCCTCCTCCGCCCGGCTTCCCATCTCCGTTCACATtatactgacagagagagaaaacaaaaccCCAGATATGTTGAGCTTTTATGAAAAAGGCACAATGTGTACGTGTTGTGGATATATTGTCATTGTGGGCTCTCCTAgatgcagatctaggatcagctttcccTCCGCCAATCCCAACCATAAGTGAGGGAAACTGACCCATGAATGTAGTCTAGGGCAACTAGATTTAGCCACCTTGGGGAAGAGAAAACAAATATCTCATTTGCGGGCTGGTTTTGGCATATTGCCAACCCTTGTCTAGGGGCAACATCACCCTGCACCTCATTGTGGTCACACACATTATAAACCTCTTCTTTAATCACCTTCTCAAACATGGCTTCATACTTGACGTAAGCCAGCCAGTTGGTTCTGATCCAGCGCTGAGCCAAATCAAACCCCAGCTCTCTAGCTTCCTGTGAGGGCAGACTGGACAGGCCTGATTGGAAGATAACAGAGTGACCGATTGGACAGGCGTGATAGTGCACCTTATTAGGgacatagggtgtcatttgggatgcggaTGCAACATGAAAACCAGATCAGGATTAACTAGGTCCTACCTTGGATGAGTATGTGTTGTAGAGGGGGCCATGCATTGGGGTAGTCCCACTGCTGACCACTGTCAACCAGGGACGTAGGGACACCGTTGGGGAACGCAAGACCACCACtagtctacacacacagagacagacagagagagacagagacagagagagggatggagggagggagggaaggagggaaggagggaaggagggaaggagggagggagggagggagggagggagggagggagggagggagggagggagggagggagggagggagggagggagggagggagggagggagggagggagggagggagggagggagggagggagggtttttattttatttaacttttcgGAGGACAAATATCTTTGTTTTTTTCACCGCTTTTAAAAaaactatatatacagttgaagtcgaaagtttacatttACCAAATACATTATGAAtattgtcccattcctcctgacagagctggtgtaactgagtcaggtttgtcgggctccttgctcgcacacactttttcagttgcGCCCACAAATTGTGTATAGGATTGAGGATAGGGCtttgctgccacccccgtgcttcacagttgggatggtgttcttcggcttgcaagcctccccctttttcctccaaactatcagaagcttctaaagccatgacatcattttctggaattttccaagctgtttaaaggcacagtcaacttagtgtatgtaaacttctgacccactggaattgtgatgcagtgaattataagtgaaataaatctgtctgtaaacaactgttcgaaaaatgacttgtgtcatccacaaagtagatgtcctagccaACTtgccaaaaactatagtttgtggagtggtttgaaaaacgagttaatgactccaacctaagtgtgatgtaaacttccgacttcaactgtacatacgttacctgacatatatatatatatatatatatatatatatatatgatatatatatatatatatacatctgacatacagtacatggtaCTTTCATatataaaacaaacatacatcACCAAATGTTTTAATCccttcagcccatcccacctatcagcatagggagggagggagttaacACTAACTACTATAAATACACATTGCTACAGTAACTCAATGGGCGTgtgtatttttcagtgacaaatCAATGTACATGCCCTTTCAGTCACagtatttcaacaggacaatgattaTTTTCACAAAGAGCGAGGTCTTGGGACCAGCAAGCTAAACTaacctgtagatagtgtagtgccTTCTGTCCCATGGAAGGCTGGGAGTAGCAGTCTGCCCAGACAGGGGCCAGGTTAGTGGGGTAGAATGCAGGGTGGGAGGTGTTGGTTACCAGGCTGTAGTCCAACCAGACTCCCCTCTTCTCATCCCACAGCACTGCCTCTATGGCCTCTTGTCTGGCTGATACAGCTTTGTCATACCGCGCTGCTTCAGACTCATTACCTGGAACAGCAGATTATACAGGACTTTTACTGGACCACATGACCTGCTGACAAATATCTAGGGCCCAGAGGTTGTAGCTAGGACCCAGAGGTTATAGCTAGGGCCCAGAGGTTATACCTAGGACCCAGAGGTTATAGCTAGGGCCCAGAGGTTATAGCTAGGGCCCAGAGGTTATAGCTAGGACCCAGAGGTTATACCTAGGACCCAGAGGTTATACCTAGGGCCCAGAGGTTATAGCTAGGGCCCAGAGGTTATAGCTAGGGCCCAGAGGTTATAGCTAGGGCCCAGAGGTTATAGCTAGGGCCCAGAGGTTGTAGCTAGGGCCCAGAGGTTGTAGCTAGGGCCCAGAGGTTGTAGCTAGGGCCCAGAGGTTGTAGCTAGGGCCCAGAGGTTGTAGCTAGGGCCCAGAGGTTGTAGCTAGGGCCCAGAGGTTGTAGCTAGGGCCCAGAGGTTATAGCTAGGGCCCAGAGGTTATAGCTAGGGCCCAGAGGTTATAGCTAGGGCCCAGAGGTTGTAGCTAGGGCCCAGAGGTTATACCTAGAACAGGTGGTAAAGAAAATTCCTTCCGCTAGCTAGTCAAAGGCTATATGCGGCAAGTCATTCTTCTCACCCAGCGTCCTGTAGAAATGAGCCAGTGTCCTTTCGTTGCGACAGAGCAGAGCGTTGAGGTCTGTAGGAATGAGCAGACTGGTTCTGGTGTCTTTCAGAGATCCGTTGTTGTTCCCCAGGCCGTCCACAAACCAGCGAGATGAGAAGTCCCACCCGGACTCTGCTCCTGAATGCAGCTCTTTCCACAGCCTCTCTGCAGCATCTGAGTTCAGGGAGGTGGACGCAGGTAAAGACCAGGTCTCAAAAGGGCTTCCCTCTACTCTAAAGTACACCACTTCAGACCAACCCAATAGTGTGTTCATGATGGGAATGTTGTTTGTTCATGAAGTAGGGAATTAACGTTTACCCTCGGTCAGACCTTCAGCCAGCTCTAGATCATCACTGTAGGACTCTGGTCTGGAAGAAAAGTAACAGACgcaacacacagatacagacacacacaaacaaatcaaCTCCAAAAATACATGTACGTGGGTGGGATTTAGTGTTGTGACAGATAGACAAATAAAATTGTGTCTTGTATTGAAGGGGATGAGGGTAGTGTTCCTGTTGTGTTCCTTACCTGGGCAGGCCGACCTGTACATCAAAACGGTTCAGAACATGCTTATTCCCCTTCACTTCAACGGCCACAGAGCGGTTCCTCATCCAGAACAGGTACTCCTGCTCTAGAGCTGGCAGAGCAGTCCTACACAGTAGAGTAGGTTGGGATTATAATCTAGGGCTGGCAGAACAGTCCTACACAGTAAAGTAGGTTGGGATTATAATCTAGGGCTGGCAGAGCAGTCCTACACAGTAGAGTAGGTTGAGATTATAATCTAGGGCTGGCAGAGCAGTCATACACAGTAGAGTAGGTTGGGATTATAATCTAGGGCTGGCAGAGCAGTCCTACACAGTCGAGTAGGTTGGGATTATAATCTAGGGCTGGCAGAACAGTCCTACACAGTAGAGTAGGTTGGGATTATAATCTAGGGCTGGCAGAGCAGTCCTACACAGTAGAGTAGGTTGGGATTATAATCTAGGCCTGGCAGAGCAGTCCTACACAGTAGAGTAGGTTGGGATTATAATCTAGGGCTGGCAGAGCAGTTCTACACAGTAGAGTAGGTTGGGATTATAATCTAGGGCTGGCAGAGCAGTCCTACACAGTAGAGTAGGTTGGGATTATAATCTAGGGCTGGCAGAGCAGTCCTACACAGTCGAGTAGGTTGGGATTATAATCTAGGGCTGGCAGAGCAGTCCTACACAGTAAAGTAGGTTGGGATTATAATCTAGAGCTGGCAGAGCAGTCCTACACAGTAGAGTAGGTTGGGATTATAATCTAGGGCTGGCAGAGCAGTCCTACACAGTAAAGTAGGTTGGGATTATAATCTAGGGCTGGCAGAGCAGTCCTACACAGTCGAGTAGGTTGGGATTATAATCTAGGGCTGGCAGAGCAGTCCTACACAGTCGAGTAGGTTGGGATTATAATCTATAGCTGGCAGAGCAGTCCTACACAGTAGAGTAGGTTGGGATTATAATCTAGGGCTGGCAGAGCAGTCCTACACAGTAGAGTAGGTTGGGATTATAATCTAGGGCTGGCAGAGCAGTCCTACACAGTAGAGTAGGTTGGGATTATAATCTAGGGCTGGCAGAGCAGTCCTACACAGTAGAGTAGGTTGGGATTATAATCTAGGCCTGGCAGAGCAGTCCTACACAGTAGAGTAGGTTGGGATTATAATCTAGGGCTGGCAGAGCAGTCCTACACAGTAGAGTAGGTTGGGATTATAATCTAGGGCTGGCAGAGCAGTCCTACACAGTAGAGTAGGTTGGGATTATAATCTAGGGCTGGCAGAGCAGTCCTACACAGTAGAGTAGGTTGGGATTATAATCTAGGGCTTGCAGAACAGTCCTACACAGTAGAGTAGGTTGAGATTATAATCTAGGGCTGGCAGAGCAGTCCTACACAGTAGAGTAGGTTGGGATTATAATCTAGGGCTGGCAGAGCAGTCCTACACAGTAGAGTAGGTTGGGATTATAATCTAGGGCTTGCAGAACAGTCCTACACAGTAGAGTAGGTTGAGATTATAATCTAGGGCTGGCAGAGCAGTCCTACACAGTAGAGTAGGTTGGGATTATAAACAGGTCTACACAGTAGAGTAGGTTGGGATTATAATCCAAGTTGAAGACTACTGAGATTTGATACTCTTCATGGTTGTGTGGTAAAAGAGTTGATATTTTGATTGTATGATTGAGACTGGGTTGGTTCCACTACACTTTATGAACGGGGAAACATTGTGCGACTCCTTTTCCCAGGCTGGACTCTTGTCGGCCCGAGGAACGGGACTTTTCTTGAGGAACCAGAGCTCATCGTTTGTTATATCATTTTGTGTGTGATCATTTATGTTAGtaatacaacccacgcaaaaTAACAGATATGAAGTTatttccaatgttttaagggtttatgaaaagaGTATTTCCATgagtcctttgtattggtgtagacgtGGACGGACCAGACAAGACTCATTCCCTcccaaaccaaaaggagaaaTCAATTGTTTCTCTGGTAGGCACGACCTACGTGTCACCCCTACAAacaataacctcaagtcaaaaccgttacaaCCTGAACAGAGAGTTCTGCCAACCTTTAGAATGGGCGCCATTGTTAGCGCCTTTGAGCATCTCATCCATTCATGACAAGCCCCATTCATGACAAGCCCCATTCATGACAAGCCCCATTCATGACAAGCCCCATTCATGACAAGCCCTCGTCATAAACAAAATGGTGGGGAAAAAGAAATCGGTACCTGAGGAAATCTGTGTCGTTAGTGGTCTGATATTAACTACCTGAGGAAATCTTTGTCTTTAGTGGTCTGATATTAACTACCTGAGGAAATCTGTGTCATTAGTGGTCTGATATTAACTACCTGAGGAAATCTGTGTCGTTAGTGGTCTGATATTAACTACCTGAGGAAATCTGTGTCGTTAGTGGTCTGATATTAACTACCTGAGGAAATCTGTGTCATTAGTGGTCTGATATTAACTACCTGAGGAAATCTGTGTCGTTAGTGGTCTGAtattttgctgccttcgcggagccccaccgggccttcagaactggactgccgacgttatctacccgaaggagttattcggctggctcctccgtcgcgacgttacctgaacgcccatctgcggcctgctaaccgttagctgtcttaccggctgctatctgaatagacaatcggacaattttttttatatatttatttttattattattattattatgttttcttcttgggcctctataactatatctattgtttttatttttgttgttgttgtgtgatttggattaatcccctctaccacacggaaccccactaatctactgacggaacgtaaggggtggctaacaacagacctccatcctatgctagcttgctaccgatgccctggctagctgtctaaatcaccaaccaacctctccactcaccggacccttttgatcactcgactaagcatgcctctccttaatgtcaatatgtcttgtccatttctgttctggttagtgtttattggcttatttcactgtagagcctctagtcctgctcactataccttatccaacctattagttccaccacccacacatgcaatgacatctcctggtttcaacaatgtttctagagacaatatctctctcttcatcactcaatacctaggtttacctccactgtattcacatcctaccatacatttgtctgtacattataccttgatgctattttatcgcccccagaaacctccttttactctatgttccagacgttctagacgaccaattctcatagcttttagccgtacccttattctactcctcctatgttcctctggcgatgtagaggtgaatccaggccctgcagtgcctaactccactcctattccccaggcgctctcttttgacgacttctgtaaccgtaatagccttggtttcatgcatgttaacattagaagcctcctccctaagtttgttctattcactgctttagcacactctgccaacccggatgttctagctgtgtctgaatcctggcttaggaagaccaccaaaaactcagacattttaattccaaactacaacattttcagacaagatagaactgccaaagggggcggtgttgcaatctactgcaaagattgcctgcagagttctgtcctactatccaggtctgtacccaaacaatttgaacttctacttttaaaaatccacctctctaaaaacaagtctctcaccgttgccgcctgctatagaccaccctctgcccccagctgtgctctggacaccatatgtgaactgattgccccccatctatcttcagagttcgtgctgctaggcgacctaaactggaacatgcttaacaccccagccatcctacaatctaaacttgatgccctcaatctcacacaaataatcaatgaacctaccaggtacctccccaaaaccttaaacacgggcaccctcatagatatcatcctaaccaacttcccctctaaatacacctctgc
Above is a window of Oncorhynchus kisutch isolate 150728-3 linkage group LG18, Okis_V2, whole genome shotgun sequence DNA encoding:
- the treh gene encoding trehalase isoform X2, coding for MRGFLAAVMCLCLCLVLFLCPLYSCALPPPCDSEIYCYGDILRQVQTAKLFDDDKHFVDMKLKSAPDIILTAFRNLTHGDLNSVPPAVLRDFLHKYFDEPGKEFAPWTPPDWHDKPQFLAGIADAELRSWAEKLHHLWKSLGRKISSDALAHPEQYSQIFTPHPFVVPGGRFRELYYWDSYWVINGLLLSEMTDTARGMILNFIHLINRYGFIPNGARVYYERRSQPPFLSLMVESYYQTTNDTDFLRTALPALEQEYLFWMRNRSVAVEVKGNKHVLNRFDVQVGLPRPESYSDDLELAEGLTEDAAERLWKELHSGAESGWDFSSRWFVDGLGNNNGSLKDTRTSLLIPTDLNALLCRNERTLAHFYRTLGNESEAARYDKAVSARQEAIEAVLWDEKRGVWLDYSLVTNTSHPAFYPTNLAPVWADCYSQPSMGQKALHYLQTSGGLAFPNGVPTSLVDSGQQWDYPNAWPPLQHILIQGLSSLPSQEARELGFDLAQRWIRTNWLAYVKYEAMFEKYNVNGDGKPGGGGEYEVQLGFGWTNGVALQLLSQYGDRLTSDSNGNSFTSCLSISVSVALLCSAQTLFL
- the treh gene encoding trehalase isoform X1, which codes for MRGFLAAVMCLCLCLVLFLCPLYSCALPPPCDSEIYCYGDILRQVQTAKLFDDDKHFVDMKLKSAPDIILTAFRNLTHGDLNSVPPAVLRDFLHKYFDEPGKEFAPWTPPDWHDKPQFLAGIADAELRSWAEKLHHLWKSLGRKISSDALAHPEQYSQIFTPHPFVVPGGRFRELYYWDSYWVINGLLLSEMTDTARGMILNFIHLINRYGFIPNGARVYYERRSQPPFLSLMVESYYQTTNDTDFLRTALPALEQEYLFWMRNRSVAVEVKGNKHVLNRFDVQVGLPRPESYSDDLELAEGLTEDAAERLWKELHSGAESGWDFSSRWFVDGLGNNNGSLKDTRTSLLIPTDLNALLCRNERTLAHFYRTLGNESEAARYDKAVSARQEAIEAVLWDEKRGVWLDYSLVTNTSHPAFYPTNLAPVWADCYSQPSMGQKALHYLQVGWAEGIKTFGDTSGGLAFPNGVPTSLVDSGQQWDYPNAWPPLQHILIQGLSSLPSQEARELGFDLAQRWIRTNWLAYVKYEAMFEKYNVNGDGKPGGGGEYEVQLGFGWTNGVALQLLSQYGDRLTSDSNGNSFTSCLSISVSVALLCSAQTLFL